One genomic window of Quercus lobata isolate SW786 chromosome 9, ValleyOak3.0 Primary Assembly, whole genome shotgun sequence includes the following:
- the LOC115959429 gene encoding sm-like protein LSM5, whose translation MANNPSQLLPSELIDRCIGSKIWVIMKGDKELVGTLRGFDVYVNMVLEDVTEYEITAEGRRITKLDQILLNGNNIAILVPGGSPDPE comes from the exons ATGGCCAACAATCCTTCACAGCTGCTACCATCAG AGCTCATTGACAGGTGCATAGGGTCTAAGATATGGGTGATAATGAAGGGAGACAAGGAGCTCGTTGGTACTCTTAGGGGCTTCGATGTCTATGTCAACATGGTCCTCGAAGACGTCACTGAATA TGAGATCACTGCTGAAGGGAGACGGATAACAAAGCTTGATCAGATTTTACTAAATGGAAACAACATTGCTATT CTGGTCCCTGGTGGTTCGCCTGATCCAGAATGA